GTGATGATCGCTTCCAGCAGGTTGGACTTACCCGAACCATTCTGGCCGATAACGGCGTGGGAGTTAAAATTGCGCCTGCCCCCATCAGGATCTTCTGTCGATGGCGTGAACGAAATTTCAAAATCCTTCAGATTGCGAAAATCCCTGATCTTCAACCGTTGAATATGCATGGTCAATCCTTGGAAAGTGGCGCATCGGCACCTTGTTGTACGGGCTTTTTACCATCCCAGATTACCGAATAGTGGCCAAGTTTACGCTTTTTCTCAAGGGTTTCTGCCACCGTTTTTTTGAGTGTTTCTAATATCTCTTTGTTTTTTTCCGAAGGGGTTGTTTTATGGGTGGAAATCATAATCCTGACTCCTTTGATAACAGCGTAAAATATTCGTCATGAAGAATGTTCCGGATTTCTCCCTGTTGCTCGAAAACCAGCACCGGGTCGTCGCTATCATTCATAAAGCAGACGCAGCGGTCCGCCGCACTGCTGAAATCGGATAATAAATTGCAGAGACTGCGCGGAAAGCGGCGTTCAATATCCTTTATCGGAATGTCATGACCCCCATGGGCAACACGCTCGGCAACGCGCAGTTTGGACATTTCAATACTGGGCAGTGCCAGATAAATGAGTTCGACCTGCCAGCCGGCCTTTTTCAGGCGGTTGATGAGTTTTAAATGCCCCCGGCCCGAAAGGGTGGTTTCAAAGGCAAAGTCCACACCCCCGGCAATGCTCGCTTCAATTTCTTTCAAAAAAATTCGGCTTGCCGCCACAAGCTCACGCGCCGGTGCCAAGGGCGAAAGACCGGAGGCGATCAAATCCGCGTTGAGAAAATGGGTGCAACCGGCCACCTTGGGCAGATAATCCAGGGCAAAGGTGGTTTTGCCCGAGCCGTTGGGACCGGCGATGATCCAACAGGTGGGCATCAGGGCACCCCCGCGTTTTCCAGCGCAACCGCCTTTTCAATGACCCGCGCTTTTTGGGGTTCCACGATCCATCCGCGTGCCATTTCGGTTTTCAGTTGCTGGTAGAATCCGTCGATCGTAAGTCCCGAATAGTTCCACAACGCTTTTGCCGAGAGTTCACCGCGGTGTCCGGCCAGGATGGCGCAAAGCGGTGCATGGTACTGGTTGTTGGGACTTGCCGCCAGTTTCAGCTTGGTTACCAGTTCGGTTTCAGGGGCTTTCATGGTCTCTTTGTCCTTGATGTGGGTGCCGGTGATTGCGGCGATGGCGGATTGAGCAAAAAATCCAGAAACGGTTTGTGCTTTTAGCAATTGGTTATGCAGTGTTCGGGATATTTCTATCATAAGTTTAAGGCGTTTTAAAATTTCATTTTGTTCCGAGAGAGGCGGAACCGGAAAATAAAAATTTCTAAGTTGGGTCATATTAATTGAGGATAGATTCGTTGTTTGCTTTGAAGCACCTGCAAAGTAGTCTCTGCCGACATCTGAGTTAAAGACTAACTCAACCCATTCATTCAGAATCAATTCTGAGGGCACGCGAGCCTTAAAAATATGGTTTTGATGTAAGCAATGTCCAATCTGTTCATGCCAGATGGCCGTACGACCCACTTTATCCCAATCACCACCTTCGGTTATCAGTAGGTCTCCTTCCATAAGCTGGTACTTTTCATATTCATCCATTGGTACTTCAATTTCTTTCATTCCAGAAAGATCAAAGTAACCCCTTTGTACATTTGCAACCCGAAGATATGGGTAAAAAGCTGTCTTCCGATTTTTTAAATTTCTGCCCTTAGTGATTCCTCCAATTACAATGGCAACTTCATCAAACGCAACAACCGCCCAGTGTCTGGGATAGATATGATTTTCGATTTTAGCTTTGCCAACGACCTTTTGTTTCCTCAGCCACTTTTTTTTCATGTACTCTTTTCGTACCTTGTTCGTTGTTGTGATAATAGATTCAAGTTGTACATTATCCTGTGAGGATTTAGAAAAAAAACCTCGAACCGCAAGTTTCGCGAGCAAGCTTTGCAAGGCATCGACACTATCCGGCCCATCCAACAGCAACGGCAAATGATCCTGAACCCGCAACCAAGCGGTTTTGAGTTCGTGGGAGCTTTGGGCGTTGGCGAGTGCGTCCAGCGCGGTGGTGCGGGTGAGGGCTTGCAGCTTGCGGCGTTTTTGCTGCTGGGCTTCCAGTTTGTCGCACAGTGCCATCAGCTCATCGACTTTGGCTACGATGCGTTTTTGTTCTGCAAATGGAGGAAAAGGAAGAACAATTGGATGAATATCCCCTTTGTTAAAACCAGCCTGTGCTGATCTACTCGCCGAATAGAGATGTCTTTGGAAAACATTTGATTCAAGCGTCAAAAATAAGAATTTAGGGCAGATAATTTTAGGTGAGTGTATAACTTTTGCTAAAG
The DNA window shown above is from Desulfobacterales bacterium and carries:
- a CDS encoding zeta toxin family protein, with the translated sequence MPTCWIIAGPNGSGKTTFALDYLPKVAGCTHFLNADLIASGLSPLAPARELVAASRIFLKEIEASIAGGVDFAFETTLSGRGHLKLINRLKKAGWQVELIYLALPSIEMSKLRVAERVAHGGHDIPIKDIERRFPRSLCNLLSDFSSAADRCVCFMNDSDDPVLVFEQQGEIRNILHDEYFTLLSKESGL
- a CDS encoding restriction endonuclease subunit S, coding for MPVYIPKDLASKFCTKGDILLGRYGASVGKLFWAFDGAYNVALAKVIHSPKIICPKFLFLTLESNVFQRHLYSASRSAQAGFNKGDIHPIVLPFPPFAEQKRIVAKVDELMALCDKLEAQQQKRRKLQALTRTTALDALANAQSSHELKTAWLRVQDHLPLLLDGPDSVDALQSLLAKLAVRGFFSKSSQDNVQLESIITTTNKVRKEYMKKKWLRKQKVVGKAKIENHIYPRHWAVVAFDEVAIVIGGITKGRNLKNRKTAFYPYLRVANVQRGYFDLSGMKEIEVPMDEYEKYQLMEGDLLITEGGDWDKVGRTAIWHEQIGHCLHQNHIFKARVPSELILNEWVELVFNSDVGRDYFAGASKQTTNLSSINMTQLRNFYFPVPPLSEQNEILKRLKLMIEISRTLHNQLLKAQTVSGFFAQSAIAAITGTHIKDKETMKAPETELVTKLKLAASPNNQYHAPLCAILAGHRGELSAKALWNYSGLTIDGFYQQLKTEMARGWIVEPQKARVIEKAVALENAGVP